The nucleotide sequence TCGGGGAGAACGGGTTCGAGCGAACAACCATCCGATCGGTGGCCAAGGCCGCCGGGGTCGATCCGGCGCTGGTCATGCACTACTTCGGCAGCAAGGCGGGGCTCTTCACGGCAGCCACCCGATTCGACATCAAATTCCCGGATCTCTCGGGCATCCCAATGGACCGCATCGCCGACGCGCTGCTGCCCAATTTCCTCAGGGTCTGGGGGCCCAGGGGGGCATTCCTCCCGCTGCTGCGCGCGGCCGCGACCAACCGTGACGCGGCGGACGCGCTGGTCGAGGTATTCGTCGACCGGGTCGGCCCAGCGCTATCGGCGATCGTGCCGGACCGTGGGCCCGAACGCGCCGCGCTGGTGGCAGCGCAAATGGTCGGTGTGGCGACGGCCCGCTACGTAATCGGCCTCCCGCCGTTGCTGCACATGGACGACGAGGAACTCATCAGATGGCTGCGGCCGGTGATCGTGCATTACCTGACCGACCCCGCGCCGTGACGACCGTTTCCGGATCCGAACTTGCCCGAGCCGGCTTCCCCGTTGCGCTGCCGGTGGGCTATTCGAGCGCGGCGCTGGCGGCGTGGGTGCCGGCGCGACGCCCGGAAAACACGCAATCTGCGATGGACAGCCCGCTGACATAGGAGTTGGAGCAGATGCCGGTTGCCGTGCGACCCGCACCGAACAAACCGGGAATCGCCGCACCGGATGCGTCGAGCACGGCTCCGGTCTGTTCATCGACCTTGATCCCGCCGAGGGTCAGCATCGGGGTGGGGTTGAGCAGGCTGGGCCGAACCGAGATGTTCAGCAGGGTGAAAGGAGCGCGGGCTACCCGGCGCACAAATTCCGCGGGCTTACCGGCGGGGTCTGTCGCTGCGGCGTCGATTGCGCTGTTGTGCGCGTCGACGGTGGCCTGCAGGCCGTCGGGATCGATGCCCGCCTTGCGCGCCACGTCGGCCAGCGTCTCGGCCCTCACCGAATCGGCGACCATCAATGCCGCGGCTTGAGCGCGCTGAAACCACAACGGCTGCTTGAGCATCTGGCGCCGAGCTTCATTCATCAAGTCCGCATCGGCGACCAGCCATGCCCTGGCGTTGTGACCTTGCACCAAGGCTTTGCCGACCGCAGCGCCGTACCGACTCTCGTCGATGACGCGTTGACCTTGCTGGTCGACCATGACGGTGCTGATGAATGCGCTCGGTGGCGTGATGAAGCGCCATGCCGAGACGTTGTCCATCCGTTCGGTGACCGCTCCCACGCTCTGTGCCAGCGCAATACCGCTGCCGTCATCACCGCTGGTGCCGAGTTGAAGCCCGGTCACGTAACGCGGGGCATACCGTTTGATCCATTCGCTGTTGGCGATGAAGCCACCGGCACACACGACCACCCCTCGGCGTGCCCGGATCTGAACCGCGCGGGCGTAGCGTCGCTCGAGGGCACGCAGGCGGCGCTCCATCAAGTTTCGCAGCGGCGGATAGTAGATCCCGGGCTTGGTGGACACCGCCGCCAACGCGGCATACGTCCGCCGAATACGGGGTGGCGCATCGTGCATCGTCATCGCTTCGACTCCGGTCACCCGACCCGTCGAGTCCTGCAGCAGCTTTGTCACCTTGGTGTGGGGGTAGAACTGAACACCAAGGGAGAGTGCGGCTTTGGCCAGTGGCGCATACAGCTGCTTGCCCGAGGTGCCTTTTCCCTTGACCCGGTGTCCGCGCTGGACGGGCGGAGTGTGGCTGCGAAACGCCCCGGAATTCTCGCTACCCGAGTGGTAGAGGTAGTAGTGATTATTCGGAAACGAGGTTTTGTAGGGGCAAACGGTGGAGTCGAAAGGCACGCCGTAGTTGCTCAGCCAGTCGATCATTTCGGGGCTACTGCGCACGAATGATTCCAGGGTTGACTCGCTGACCGCATCTGCGACTTCCAGGCGGAGATAGGTCAGCATCTGTTCGAAGCTGTCGCGCACACCGGCTTGCTGCTGGACCGCCGTACCACCGCCGGCATAGATGATGCCGCCCGATATCGCGGTTGCGCCACCACCATTAGCCCGATCCAGCGCCACCACCTGCACGCCCTGTTCGCGTGCCGTGATGGCAGCGGACACACCTGCCGCGCCAAAACCGATCACGACTACGTCGGTGGATTCGACAATGTGCTCCGGTGTGTCATCAGCCATGCGGCTACCCCAATCAGTCTTCGCTTGCCGGCGCGGGTGACTGTAACAGGTGCCAATGCGCGGCGAAGGGGATCGAGGCGGGCTGCACCGGCGGCATGGGGAGCGACCGAAACGTCCTCAGCACTCGACGATGTTGACGGCCACGTTGATGGCCAGGCCGCCGGCCGAGGTCTCCTTGTACTTGGCGTGCATGTCGGCGCCGGTAGCCCGCATGGTATCGATCACCTGGTCAAGGGTCACGCGGTGGAAACCGTCACCCCGCAGCGCCATTCGGGCGGCGTTGATGGCCTTACCCGCGGAGATCGCGTTGCGCTCGATGCAGGGGATCTGCACCAGCCCGGCGATGGGATCGCAGGTCAGGCCAAGGCTGTGTTCCATGGCAATCTCGGCGGCGTTTTCCACTTGCCGCGGCGTGCCACCGAGGACCTCCGCCAGTCCGGCGGCGGCCATCGCGGCCGCGGAGCCGACTTCGCCCTGACAGCCCACCTCGGCCCCGGAAATCGACGCCCGCTCCTTGAATAGGGATCCGATGGCGCCCGCGGTCAGCAGAAAACGAACCGTGGCGTCCTCGGAGTCCGCGTTACCGGCTTGCGTGTAGTGGGCGGCGTAATGCAGGACGGCGGGCACAATGCCGGCAGCACCGTTTGTTGGCGCCGTGACGACGCGGCCGCCGGAAGCGTTCTCCTCATTGACGGCCAGCGCAACCAGGTTGACCCAATCCTCGGCGAATTCGGGTTTGCGGTTCGGGTCTTCGGCGTTCAAGCGCTCATACCAGCTTTTCGCGCGACGCCGCACCTGCAGGCTGCCCGGGAGTAAACCGTCGCGCGAAATGCTCTGCTGTTCGCACTCCACCATGACGTCGCGTAGGTGCAGCAGACCGCTTCGGACGTCTTGTGCACTGCGACAGCATGATTCGTTGCGTAGCGCCACCTCGCTGATCGAGATGCCGAATTGGTCGCAGATGTCGAGCAACTCCTGGCCTGAGGAGTACGGCAGGGGGGTGCGACATGAATGGCGGTCGTCGCTGTGATCGGAACCCGCTGTGACGATAAAGCCGCCGCCGACAGAGAAGTAGGTCTCGGTGGCCAGCACCCGCCCCCCGGAATCGGTGGCGGTCAGCGTCATCCCGTTGGGGTGGGTGGGCAAGACGACGTCGGGATGCAGCTTGACGTCCCCCTCGGTAAGGGGGACCGCCACGGTGCCGTCGATCCGGGTGACCCCGGACTCGGCGATTTCGGCGAGCCGGCGCTCCTTGGCTTCGCTGCTGATCGCCTCGGGCTGAAAGCCTTCCAGGCCGAGTAGCACCGCGGACATGGTGCCGTGGCCCGCGCCGGTGGCCGCGAGCGAGCCGAAGAGATCGATTTGTACCGCGGCGACGGCATCGCGCTGCCCTGCGCTGCGCAGCGTAGCGATGAACTCGTTGGCCGCGCGCATCGGGCCCACGGTGTGGGAACTGGAGGGCCCGATGCCCACGGTGAAGAGTTCGAAAACGCTGATCGTCATGGCTTGTGCAGTTCCGGGTACAGCGGATAGCGCGCGGCGAGCTCCTGGACCTGCTTGCGCAGCTCACCCAGCTGGTCGTCGTCAGCAGCGGTCAGTGCCGCCGCGACGATGTCGGCTACGGCGCCGAAGTCGTCGTGGGAGAAGCCGCGCGAGGCCAGCGCGGGGGTGCCGATGCGCAGCCCGGAGGTGACCATCGGGGGCCGCGGATCGAATGGGACGGCGTTGCGGTTGACCGTGATGTCGACGGCGGCCAGCCGGTCCTCGGCTTGCTGGCCATCAAGGTCGGCGTTGCGCAGGTCGACCAGTACCAGGTGAACGTCGGTTCCGCCGGTCAACACGGTGATGCCCCGTTCGGCGACATCGGGCTGGTTCAACCGATCGGCCAGGATTCGGGCACCGTCGAGGCAACGCTGTTGGCGCTGCACGAATTCGGGCTGCGCAGCCATTTTGAAGGCGGTGGCCTTCGCGGCGATGACGTGTTCGAGCGGCCCGCCCTGCTGGCCGGGGAACACCGCGGAGTTGATCTTCTTGGCGATGGCCGCATCGTTGGACAAGATGATGCCGCCGCGCGGCCCACCCAGCGTCTTGTGCGTGGTGGAGGTGACGACGTGCGCGTGCGGCACCGGGCTGGGGTGCAGGCCGGTGGCGACCAGGCCGGCGAAATGTGCCATGTCGACCATCAGCACGGCACCGACCTCGTCGGCGATCTCACGGAATCGGGCGAAGTCCAACTGCCGGGGGTATGCCGACCAGCCCGCGATGATCATCTTGGGCTGGTGATCGCGGGCTGCTTGAGCGACGGCATCCATGTCAATGAGGTAGTCGTCTTTGGACACCTCATAGGCCGCGACGTTGTAGAGCTTGCCGGAGAAATTGATTCGCATCCCGTGGGTGAGGTGGCCCCCGTGAGCCAGCGAGAGCCCGAGAATGGTGTCGCCGGGATTGAGCAACGCGTGCATGGCGGACGCATTGGCAGTCGCACCCGAATGTGGTTGCACGTTGGCGTATTCGGCGCCGAAGAGCGCTTTGACGCGGTCGATGGCCAATTGCTCCACACCGTCGACGAATTCGCAGCCGCCGTAGTAGCGCCGGCCCGGGTAGCCCTCGGCGTACTTGTTGGTCAGGACCGAGCCTTGGGCCTGCATCACCGCCAGCGGTGCGTAGTTCTCCGAGGCGATCATTTCCAGCCCGGTTTCCTGGCGGTTGAGCTCGCTGTCGATCAGGGCCGCGATGTCGGGGTCGAAGGTGCTTAGGGATTCGTTGAGGATGGTCACAAGCTTAGTCCGTTCTGTCCGGCGTACTCGCTGGCGGTCAACAGCTCTCCTACGGCGGCCGGCCGCACGGAGTACAGCCAACCCGCGCCGTAGGGATCGGTGGCGATGGTTGCCGGGTCATCGACGGCGGCGGTGTTGACCTCGACGATCTCACCGCTGGCGGGGGCGATCAAATCCGAAACGGTCTTTGTCGATTCCACTTCCCCGCAGGACTCGCCCGCGGAGACGGTCTCGCCGACCTCGGGCAGTTGCACGAAGACGAGGTCGCCGAGGGCTTCAACAGCAACCGAGGTGATGCCGACGCGGACGGGACCGTCGGGTGTGGCCGCACCGGGTGCGATGTCGATCCACTCATGGTCAGCGGTGTAGCTGCGGTCGCCAGGTATTTTGCGGTCGGTCATGGTCGCCTTTCTTGGGATGCGTGGGCGGTCGCGATGGTCATGAGGATCAGGCTGGGCGCGGTCGCACGTAGAACGGTGTCGCGACTACCCGGAAGTGTTCCATGCTGCCCCGGATATCCACGGCGACAATAGAATCAGTGTCTACCGTGCCGGCTTCGACATAGCTGATCGCGATCGGGTAGCCCAGCGTGGGAGAAAGAGCCCCCGACGTGACCGTCCCGATCTGCCGCTGGCCGTCCTCGGTGTACACCGCATATCCGGCCCGAGCGGCGCGCTTGCCGAGTCCCTGCAGGCCGATCAGCGTGCGTCGCGGTCCCTGCGCGGCCAGTTCGGCGAGGGCATCGCGGCCGACGAAGTACTTCTCGAGTCGTACCGTTCGGCCCAGTCCCGCGTCGTATGGGCTGGTCTCCAGCGAGAGTTCATGGCCGTAGAGCGCCATACCGGCTTCCAGCCGCAGCGTGTCGCGGCAGGCCAATCCGGCCGGGATGACGCCGTCGGCGCGACCGGCGTCGAGTAGCAGGTGCCAGACCGGGGCGGCGTGCGCGTTGTCGACGTAGAGTTCGAATCCGTCTTCGCCGGTGTATCCGGTGCGGGCCAGCAGCACTGGTATCTCGCCCAGCTGTATTTGCGTGGCCGCGTAGTACTTGAGCTCGGTGACCGTGGCCCGGTCGGCCTCGGCGACCACCTTGCACAGCACCCGCTCGGCGACGGGTCCCTGCAACGCGATGAGCGCGGTGTCCTGGGAGCGGTCGGTGACCGTGGCGTCGAATCCGGCGGCCCGTTGGACCAGCGCTTCGTAGACGGCCGCCACGTTGGCGGCGTTGGCAACGACGAGGAAATTGTCCTCGGCGAGCCGATATGCCACCAGGTCATCGATCACACCGCCGTCCTCCTGGCACAGCAGTGAGTACTTGGCCTTTCCTACCTTGAGGCCGGAGAACGCGCCCACCAACGCGTAGTCCAGGGCGGCCGCGGCCCCGGGACCGAGGACCTCGATTTCGCCCATGTG is from Mycobacterium marinum and encodes:
- the glyA gene encoding serine hydroxymethyltransferase, producing MTILNESLSTFDPDIAALIDSELNRQETGLEMIASENYAPLAVMQAQGSVLTNKYAEGYPGRRYYGGCEFVDGVEQLAIDRVKALFGAEYANVQPHSGATANASAMHALLNPGDTILGLSLAHGGHLTHGMRINFSGKLYNVAAYEVSKDDYLIDMDAVAQAARDHQPKMIIAGWSAYPRQLDFARFREIADEVGAVLMVDMAHFAGLVATGLHPSPVPHAHVVTSTTHKTLGGPRGGIILSNDAAIAKKINSAVFPGQQGGPLEHVIAAKATAFKMAAQPEFVQRQQRCLDGARILADRLNQPDVAERGITVLTGGTDVHLVLVDLRNADLDGQQAEDRLAAVDITVNRNAVPFDPRPPMVTSGLRIGTPALASRGFSHDDFGAVADIVAAALTAADDDQLGELRKQVQELAARYPLYPELHKP
- a CDS encoding L-serine ammonia-lyase, whose amino-acid sequence is MTISVFELFTVGIGPSSSHTVGPMRAANEFIATLRSAGQRDAVAAVQIDLFGSLAATGAGHGTMSAVLLGLEGFQPEAISSEAKERRLAEIAESGVTRIDGTVAVPLTEGDVKLHPDVVLPTHPNGMTLTATDSGGRVLATETYFSVGGGFIVTAGSDHSDDRHSCRTPLPYSSGQELLDICDQFGISISEVALRNESCCRSAQDVRSGLLHLRDVMVECEQQSISRDGLLPGSLQVRRRAKSWYERLNAEDPNRKPEFAEDWVNLVALAVNEENASGGRVVTAPTNGAAGIVPAVLHYAAHYTQAGNADSEDATVRFLLTAGAIGSLFKERASISGAEVGCQGEVGSAAAMAAAGLAEVLGGTPRQVENAAEIAMEHSLGLTCDPIAGLVQIPCIERNAISAGKAINAARMALRGDGFHRVTLDQVIDTMRATGADMHAKYKETSAGGLAINVAVNIVEC
- a CDS encoding FAD-binding protein; the encoded protein is MADDTPEHIVESTDVVVIGFGAAGVSAAITAREQGVQVVALDRANGGGATAISGGIIYAGGGTAVQQQAGVRDSFEQMLTYLRLEVADAVSESTLESFVRSSPEMIDWLSNYGVPFDSTVCPYKTSFPNNHYYLYHSGSENSGAFRSHTPPVQRGHRVKGKGTSGKQLYAPLAKAALSLGVQFYPHTKVTKLLQDSTGRVTGVEAMTMHDAPPRIRRTYAALAAVSTKPGIYYPPLRNLMERRLRALERRYARAVQIRARRGVVVCAGGFIANSEWIKRYAPRYVTGLQLGTSGDDGSGIALAQSVGAVTERMDNVSAWRFITPPSAFISTVMVDQQGQRVIDESRYGAAVGKALVQGHNARAWLVADADLMNEARRQMLKQPLWFQRAQAAALMVADSVRAETLADVARKAGIDPDGLQATVDAHNSAIDAAATDPAGKPAEFVRRVARAPFTLLNISVRPSLLNPTPMLTLGGIKVDEQTGAVLDASGAAIPGLFGAGRTATGICSNSYVSGLSIADCVFSGRRAGTHAASAALE
- a CDS encoding TetR family transcriptional regulator, whose amino-acid sequence is MPVKTRDATATRSAILDAAQSQFGENGFERTTIRSVAKAAGVDPALVMHYFGSKAGLFTAATRFDIKFPDLSGIPMDRIADALLPNFLRVWGPRGAFLPLLRAAATNRDAADALVEVFVDRVGPALSAIVPDRGPERAALVAAQMVGVATARYVIGLPPLLHMDDEELIRWLRPVIVHYLTDPAP
- the gcvT gene encoding glycine cleavage system aminomethyltransferase GcvT, with protein sequence MTTSRTTPATPLLQQHHELGARFTDFAGWQMPVRYGSELTEHHTVRSAAGLFDLSHMGEIEVLGPGAAAALDYALVGAFSGLKVGKAKYSLLCQEDGGVIDDLVAYRLAEDNFLVVANAANVAAVYEALVQRAAGFDATVTDRSQDTALIALQGPVAERVLCKVVAEADRATVTELKYYAATQIQLGEIPVLLARTGYTGEDGFELYVDNAHAAPVWHLLLDAGRADGVIPAGLACRDTLRLEAGMALYGHELSLETSPYDAGLGRTVRLEKYFVGRDALAELAAQGPRRTLIGLQGLGKRAARAGYAVYTEDGQRQIGTVTSGALSPTLGYPIAISYVEAGTVDTDSIVAVDIRGSMEHFRVVATPFYVRPRPA
- the gcvH gene encoding glycine cleavage system protein GcvH → MTDRKIPGDRSYTADHEWIDIAPGAATPDGPVRVGITSVAVEALGDLVFVQLPEVGETVSAGESCGEVESTKTVSDLIAPASGEIVEVNTAAVDDPATIATDPYGAGWLYSVRPAAVGELLTASEYAGQNGLSL